A genomic window from Oceanobacillus timonensis includes:
- a CDS encoding YeiH family protein codes for MSAEASNQQKQTNGYLFGKWISGIVFTFFIALLGFLLAKVPGFDHVGQLACAIIIAIIYRQFFGYPEVLRAGITFSSQKLLRLAIILYGLKLNINTVFHDGIGLLLRDALVILLAIGVMIWLGKVFKADKHITLLLGVGTGVCGAAAIAAVAPIVKTKDEDTAISVGIIALMGTVFAIGYTLIEPFLPLTPIEYGIWSGISLHELAHVAIAAEPAGEDALAIALLAKLGRVFLLVPLCFILIYWMKFKNKGNQTQNKIAFPWFLLGFILMSLFGSYVLGDTIPVSEMTMERISSATTWILTAAMVGLGLNVSLKALRSKALKPLLAITITSCFLSVIAYFIT; via the coding sequence ATGAGTGCAGAAGCATCAAATCAGCAAAAACAGACAAATGGATATCTTTTTGGAAAATGGATAAGCGGCATTGTATTTACGTTTTTTATTGCCTTGCTTGGATTCTTGTTGGCGAAAGTTCCAGGTTTTGATCATGTAGGACAGCTTGCATGTGCTATTATCATTGCCATTATTTACAGGCAATTTTTTGGATACCCGGAAGTTCTGCGCGCTGGAATTACGTTTTCATCCCAAAAACTGCTCCGTTTAGCAATTATTTTATATGGGTTAAAGCTAAATATAAATACCGTATTTCATGATGGAATCGGACTTTTGCTGCGTGATGCTTTGGTGATCTTGCTCGCAATCGGTGTCATGATCTGGTTAGGCAAAGTATTCAAAGCAGATAAGCATATTACGCTTTTACTTGGAGTTGGAACAGGGGTCTGTGGTGCTGCCGCAATTGCCGCTGTCGCCCCCATTGTAAAAACAAAGGATGAAGATACAGCAATCAGCGTTGGTATAATTGCTTTGATGGGTACAGTGTTTGCGATTGGATATACTCTAATCGAGCCATTCCTCCCTTTAACACCAATCGAATACGGCATCTGGTCGGGAATCAGCCTGCATGAGCTTGCCCATGTCGCTATCGCAGCGGAACCAGCTGGAGAAGATGCATTAGCTATTGCATTGCTGGCAAAATTAGGACGGGTGTTTTTACTTGTTCCACTTTGCTTTATTCTTATTTATTGGATGAAGTTTAAAAATAAGGGAAATCAAACACAAAATAAAATTGCTTTTCCATGGTTCCTGCTTGGCTTTATCCTGATGAGCCTGTTCGGCAGCTATGTGCTTGGAGACACGATTCCTGTATCTGAAATGACGATGGAAAGAATCTCGTCAGCAACAACATGGATACTAACAGCAGCTATGGTTGGACTCGGTTTGAATGTCAGTCTGAAAGCTTTGCGTTCCAAAGCGTTAAAACCGCTGTTGGCAATTACGATTACATCATGCTTCCTTTCCGTTATTGCTTATTTTATTACCTAG
- a CDS encoding LysR family transcriptional regulator produces the protein MDKHLQIFITVAEKQNFSKAAEEHYMTQPAVSQYIRTLEDSMGMRLLERSNKYVRLNKAGEIVYHYGKQILNLYTIMQNLSDDLMNRANGQLAIGASYTFGEYVLPKIIADLQGKYPDIEPAVTIGNTTRIIELVAAHQLEVGIVEGHFDRKELVTEDFAEDEMVIVASSKNKLLLKEEEIDISDLEKETWVVREKGSGTRKAADTFFQQYKITPSRLMHFSSTQSIKESVAAGLGITLLSKWAVQKEVKYGDLKMIPFKGLPFIRDFSIITKSPFRTKALDIFIEMVRKSNTLRIF, from the coding sequence ATGGATAAACATTTGCAAATATTTATCACGGTTGCAGAAAAACAGAATTTTTCCAAAGCGGCAGAAGAGCACTATATGACACAGCCGGCGGTCAGTCAATATATTCGTACGCTCGAGGATAGCATGGGTATGCGCTTACTAGAGCGCAGCAACAAATATGTCCGTTTAAATAAAGCAGGGGAGATTGTGTATCATTATGGAAAACAAATCCTCAACCTGTATACCATCATGCAAAATTTATCAGATGATTTAATGAACCGGGCAAATGGACAGCTTGCAATTGGAGCGAGCTATACATTTGGAGAATATGTCCTGCCGAAAATTATTGCCGACTTACAAGGAAAATATCCAGATATTGAGCCTGCTGTTACGATTGGTAATACAACGCGTATTATAGAGTTAGTTGCAGCGCATCAATTGGAAGTAGGAATTGTAGAAGGACATTTTGATAGAAAAGAATTGGTTACCGAGGATTTTGCAGAAGACGAGATGGTCATTGTAGCTTCTTCCAAAAATAAACTACTGTTAAAGGAGGAAGAAATAGACATCAGTGATTTAGAAAAGGAAACTTGGGTCGTGCGTGAAAAAGGTTCAGGTACCAGAAAGGCAGCAGACACATTCTTTCAGCAATATAAGATAACACCTTCCCGGTTGATGCACTTCAGCAGTACACAGTCGATTAAAGAATCTGTAGCGGCTGGGCTGGGAATTACATTGCTTTCAAAATGGGCGGTTCAAAAGGAAGTGAAATATGGTGATTTGAAAATGATTCCGTTTAAAGGTCTTCCTTTTATACGTGACTTTTCCATTATTACCAAATCACCGTTTCGAACGAAAGCTTTAGATATTTTTATCGAAATGGTACGAAAAAGTAACACGTTGCGGATATTTTAA
- a CDS encoding TetR/AcrR family transcriptional regulator — MDKKEEIMQAAIHLFSKKGYDATSVQEIANECKISKGTLYNFFDSKEELLIQVIRHNHQKMLQQAENLSLDSSLPPKEKLIQKLVVQFDGIRENKDFMSMLLTALPPHDNPKISLLMKRIRMTMMNWYKDCFIETYGSKAEPYIWDFALMLSGVLKEYISFIFRDHKDLDFERVARFVINRFDTMIHHITDAEPVLTSELMGEYEALKTELATRNPEEQVDQLLEEIEKKINILPLHETEKEEYTAAVQSLQKEIHQKNPRMFLVKSFLLFLAEIEECQPFVRRVEMFIKTFQTM, encoded by the coding sequence ATGGATAAAAAAGAAGAAATTATGCAAGCAGCGATTCATCTTTTTTCTAAAAAGGGGTATGATGCCACATCGGTTCAGGAGATTGCGAATGAATGTAAGATTTCTAAAGGTACCTTATATAACTTTTTTGACTCGAAAGAAGAATTATTGATTCAGGTTATCCGCCATAACCATCAAAAGATGCTGCAGCAGGCTGAAAATCTTAGTCTCGATTCGTCTTTACCGCCAAAAGAAAAGTTGATTCAAAAGCTTGTTGTGCAATTTGACGGAATTCGTGAAAACAAAGATTTTATGAGTATGCTTCTGACAGCTTTACCGCCTCATGATAATCCAAAAATTTCTTTGCTTATGAAAAGAATCCGAATGACAATGATGAACTGGTATAAAGATTGTTTTATAGAGACCTATGGAAGTAAGGCAGAACCGTATATCTGGGACTTTGCGTTGATGCTCTCCGGGGTATTGAAGGAATACATCTCCTTTATTTTTCGTGATCATAAGGACCTTGATTTTGAGCGCGTGGCCCGTTTTGTCATTAATCGGTTTGATACGATGATTCATCATATAACAGACGCAGAACCGGTTTTAACATCGGAATTAATGGGAGAATACGAAGCTTTAAAAACAGAATTAGCAACGAGGAATCCAGAAGAGCAAGTGGATCAGCTGTTGGAAGAAATCGAGAAAAAGATAAATATTCTACCGTTGCATGAAACGGAAAAAGAAGAGTATACCGCAGCGGTTCAATCTTTACAGAAAGAAATTCATCAGAAAAACCCGAGAATGTTCCTGGTGAAATCTTTCCTGCTATTTTTGGCTGAAATAGAAGAATGTCAGCCATTTGTCCGTCGAGTGGAAATGTTTATTAAAACATTTCAGACGATGTAG
- a CDS encoding DHA2 family efflux MFS transporter permease subunit codes for MTESTTKHIKKGPILAVIILGAFVSLLNQTLMNVALSSIMEDLNIGESTAQWITTGFMLVNGVLIPITAFLMEKFSTRQLFLTAISLFAAGTLICGIAPDFTILMAGRIIQAVGAGIIMPLLTTVVLALFPVEKRGGAMGIIGIAIIFAPAVGPTLSGFVVEHYSWRLLFYIIFPIAVLTIILGAIFLKNVTRQTFPDIDVVAIILSTLGFGGILYGFSTAGTNGWTDATVITGLVVGFIGLALFVTRELRAEVPMLDFRVFKDGIFSLTTVINVAITVAMFAPMLLIPLYLQNVLGVSPMNSGLMLMPGAIIMGIMSPVTGRIFDRVGARPLAIVGLTITVITTYLFTQLTDTTSYMYLIVIYTIRMFGMSMIMMPIMTAGLNQLPERLHPHGTAMVNTVRSVSGAIGTAFLVTVMTNQAKNSMEGIIADNHFNPANQQDMLHAAHLAQVEGINDAFMVSTVFAVIGLILAFFIKRGRSKQEEAPELQQENLTAEKA; via the coding sequence ATGACTGAATCAACAACAAAACATATAAAAAAAGGGCCTATTCTTGCGGTTATCATTCTCGGCGCGTTTGTGTCACTGTTGAATCAAACATTGATGAACGTGGCCTTGTCTTCTATTATGGAGGATTTGAATATAGGTGAGAGTACGGCCCAATGGATTACGACTGGATTTATGCTGGTGAACGGGGTACTTATTCCGATTACCGCATTTTTAATGGAGAAATTTTCAACAAGACAGCTGTTTTTAACGGCCATCAGCTTATTTGCGGCAGGGACGTTAATCTGCGGGATTGCACCGGACTTTACAATATTGATGGCTGGACGGATTATCCAGGCAGTTGGTGCAGGAATTATTATGCCGCTGTTAACAACAGTTGTGCTTGCGTTATTCCCAGTTGAAAAACGTGGCGGGGCGATGGGTATTATTGGTATTGCGATTATCTTCGCTCCTGCTGTCGGCCCGACATTATCCGGATTTGTCGTGGAACATTACTCATGGAGATTACTATTTTATATCATTTTCCCAATTGCTGTGTTAACGATTATTCTTGGAGCGATTTTCTTGAAGAACGTTACCAGACAGACTTTCCCAGATATTGATGTTGTGGCGATTATCCTGTCAACACTTGGTTTTGGCGGAATCTTGTATGGTTTCAGTACAGCTGGAACAAACGGCTGGACAGATGCCACAGTAATCACCGGATTGGTTGTCGGTTTTATCGGTTTAGCATTATTTGTAACACGGGAACTCAGAGCAGAAGTGCCAATGCTGGACTTTCGGGTGTTTAAAGATGGTATTTTCTCCCTGACAACAGTGATTAATGTAGCCATTACAGTAGCTATGTTTGCTCCAATGCTGCTGATTCCGCTATATTTACAAAATGTGTTGGGTGTCAGCCCGATGAATTCTGGTCTGATGCTGATGCCAGGAGCAATTATCATGGGGATTATGTCGCCTGTTACCGGTAGAATATTTGACAGAGTTGGTGCACGTCCACTTGCGATTGTCGGCTTGACCATAACGGTTATCACCACTTACCTATTTACGCAACTGACAGATACAACAAGTTATATGTATCTCATTGTTATTTATACGATTCGCATGTTTGGTATGTCCATGATCATGATGCCTATTATGACTGCCGGCTTGAATCAGCTTCCAGAAAGACTTCATCCGCATGGTACAGCGATGGTGAACACGGTTCGTTCTGTTTCTGGTGCTATTGGAACGGCATTCCTGGTTACAGTCATGACCAACCAGGCCAAAAACAGTATGGAAGGGATTATTGCAGATAATCATTTTAATCCTGCAAATCAACAAGATATGTTGCACGCCGCTCATCTGGCACAAGTAGAAGGAATCAATGATGCCTTTATGGTGTCAACGGTATTTGCGGTAATTGGATTGATTCTTGCCTTCTTTATTAAGCGAGGCAGATCAAAACAAGAGGAAGCACCGGAATTACAACAAGAAAATCTTACAGCGGAAAAAGCCTAA
- a CDS encoding NAD(P)H-dependent flavin oxidoreductase, translated as MWNKNTLTEKIGIRYPIIQAGMAGGITTPELVAAVSNAGGLGTLGAGYLNAEQTQESIRKIKQLTDKPFAVNLFTPETPEVHSEEVNQANKWLSPFREALHISQVPEINEIQTTVFDQQIQIMIDEQIPVCSFTFGIPSRSILQQLKEESVLLMGTATTVAEAKANEESGMDMVVMQGSEAGGHRGTFSGSFEDAMIGTMALIPQTADQVTIPLIAAGGISDGRGVLASLVLGAQGAQLGTAFLTTSESGANKQHKQAVLSSREDQSAITSAFSGKPARGIQNDFMIKMKQYEKQLPAYPIQNSLTKPIRGEAGKQKRPEWMSLWCGQNPRLCKSEPAGERIAAVVSQIERLQK; from the coding sequence ATGTGGAATAAAAATACATTGACTGAAAAAATCGGCATCCGTTATCCCATTATTCAGGCTGGTATGGCTGGAGGAATCACGACGCCAGAACTGGTTGCAGCGGTTTCTAACGCAGGAGGACTCGGTACGCTCGGTGCTGGTTATTTGAATGCAGAACAGACACAGGAAAGTATCCGGAAAATAAAACAGCTAACAGATAAACCTTTTGCGGTTAACCTGTTTACCCCGGAAACACCGGAAGTGCATTCCGAAGAAGTGAATCAGGCCAACAAATGGCTTTCCCCCTTCCGTGAAGCATTACATATCTCACAAGTGCCGGAAATAAATGAAATCCAGACGACTGTTTTTGATCAGCAAATCCAAATAATGATCGACGAGCAGATTCCTGTATGCAGCTTTACTTTCGGCATTCCTTCCCGCTCTATTCTTCAGCAGTTAAAAGAAGAAAGCGTTTTATTAATGGGCACGGCTACAACAGTCGCTGAAGCAAAAGCTAATGAAGAAAGCGGCATGGATATGGTCGTTATGCAAGGAAGTGAAGCGGGCGGTCATCGCGGAACATTTTCGGGTTCCTTTGAAGATGCCATGATTGGTACAATGGCGCTTATTCCACAGACTGCAGACCAGGTAACGATTCCACTGATTGCAGCTGGGGGAATCTCTGACGGGCGGGGTGTTCTGGCTTCCCTCGTTCTCGGTGCACAAGGAGCTCAACTGGGCACAGCATTTCTTACCACTTCGGAGAGCGGCGCAAATAAACAACACAAGCAAGCTGTCTTAAGCAGCAGAGAGGACCAATCAGCAATCACATCTGCTTTTAGCGGCAAACCTGCGAGAGGGATTCAGAATGATTTCATGATAAAGATGAAGCAATATGAAAAACAGTTGCCAGCTTACCCGATTCAAAACAGTTTGACGAAACCGATAAGAGGGGAAGCTGGAAAACAAAAACGTCCGGAATGGATGTCACTGTGGTGTGGTCAAAATCCAAGGTTATGCAAATCAGAACCGGCAGGCGAACGCATTGCTGCTGTTGTTTCACAAATAGAGAGGTTACAAAAATAG
- a CDS encoding MBL fold metallo-hydrolase → MSKDFSYGDDYTYLPATSVNSGAWIEVLPDIYCLTIQIVNICFVKNHKSNHFVLIDAGMPKSADKIIEMTEEHFGKNSRPEAIILTHGHFDHVGALVDLVKHWDVPVYAHKLELPFLTGKKSYPKPDPGVEGGLVAKASAMFPNEPVNLGSSVVELPADGSVPEMPDWRWVHTPGHSPGHISLYRDTDRVLVAGDAFITVKQDSLYKVMVQDREVHGPPRYFTTDWEAAKKSVQTLATLNPAIAVTGHGEPMYEEELTEGLEELVNTFDQTAIPDFGRYVDREQDQ, encoded by the coding sequence GTGAGTAAGGATTTTTCTTACGGAGATGATTATACATATCTCCCTGCCACGTCTGTCAATAGTGGCGCCTGGATAGAAGTATTGCCAGATATCTATTGTCTTACAATCCAAATTGTTAACATCTGTTTCGTAAAGAATCATAAATCAAACCATTTTGTATTAATAGATGCGGGAATGCCGAAATCAGCAGATAAAATTATCGAAATGACGGAAGAACATTTTGGAAAGAACAGCCGGCCGGAAGCAATTATTTTAACACATGGTCATTTTGATCATGTGGGGGCACTGGTTGATTTAGTCAAGCATTGGGATGTACCTGTTTATGCTCATAAGTTAGAACTCCCTTTTTTAACTGGAAAAAAGAGCTACCCCAAACCTGATCCAGGTGTAGAAGGTGGTCTCGTTGCGAAGGCTTCTGCTATGTTTCCAAATGAACCGGTCAACTTAGGGAGCAGCGTAGTAGAACTCCCGGCTGATGGCAGTGTTCCTGAGATGCCTGATTGGCGATGGGTACACACGCCAGGTCATTCACCAGGTCATATTTCTCTATATAGGGATACGGACCGTGTTCTGGTTGCTGGGGATGCATTTATTACCGTAAAACAAGATTCCTTGTATAAGGTGATGGTACAGGACAGGGAAGTACACGGGCCGCCAAGATATTTTACTACAGATTGGGAAGCGGCAAAGAAATCAGTCCAAACATTGGCAACTTTAAACCCTGCGATTGCAGTAACTGGGCATGGCGAGCCAATGTATGAGGAAGAACTTACGGAAGGACTGGAGGAATTAGTAAATACATTTGATCAGACAGCTATTCCTGACTTTGGCCGATATGTGGACCGTGAGCAGGATCAGTAA
- a CDS encoding sodium:solute symporter family protein, with protein MNWYITYFILYFGMMLGVAWYYYYKIKTYEEYMIGSWSTGFWKITGTIISTNAGAAVFIGWVGLGFTVGFSGYFKFALVAYIFSLLLVLLFAKPLRRQKLFTLAELFTVRFGGRAGMVPSIISAFVYSVPTIGLQLVGMSTVFNITLGWELNTGLFVSTILILLFTILGGLPATIITDAVQSLIIIIGLVILTISVVAHVGGIGDLFNNTTFTYLSPISPDGLTDTLLYALSVGPFYLVWQSTWQRIFAAKDERTALTAGITGHIIVAAISFFPFLIGVAARQFVDLNMEQDLVFSYVTNELLPAPVAGIIFVALLAALMTGATSFNLQGASNLTRDFYQVMIHPNATNARLLLVSRLSVICITILGAGAALFITNINDAYRWALMVNGVILVFPFLAIMFWKRVTKAGVFITMVGSFVFILIYPYTGLPFDQALAGYVFSFILLVVASLCTSHDKTEVVMTAMRHKLVDEKHHTKELE; from the coding sequence ATGAACTGGTATATTACATATTTTATTCTGTATTTCGGGATGATGCTGGGCGTGGCCTGGTATTACTATTATAAAATTAAAACATATGAGGAGTATATGATCGGCTCCTGGAGTACAGGCTTTTGGAAAATCACAGGAACAATTATTAGTACGAATGCAGGGGCAGCAGTATTTATAGGCTGGGTTGGTCTTGGTTTTACGGTCGGTTTTTCAGGTTATTTTAAATTTGCGCTGGTAGCTTATATATTCAGTCTGCTTTTAGTACTGCTTTTTGCCAAGCCGCTCAGACGCCAAAAATTATTTACATTAGCTGAATTATTTACGGTAAGATTTGGCGGACGTGCAGGAATGGTTCCTTCTATTATTTCGGCATTTGTCTATTCTGTACCGACGATAGGATTGCAGCTGGTGGGAATGTCCACGGTATTTAACATTACACTTGGATGGGAATTAAATACGGGATTATTTGTCAGCACCATTTTAATTCTGTTATTTACTATTTTAGGCGGCCTTCCCGCTACAATTATTACCGATGCTGTTCAATCGCTGATTATTATCATAGGTCTGGTGATACTGACTATTTCTGTTGTTGCTCATGTTGGAGGAATCGGGGATTTATTCAACAATACAACATTTACCTATTTGAGTCCTATCAGTCCGGATGGGTTAACGGATACATTGCTGTACGCTTTATCAGTAGGTCCATTCTATCTTGTCTGGCAGTCTACATGGCAACGGATTTTTGCCGCTAAAGATGAGAGAACAGCACTGACAGCTGGAATCACTGGTCATATTATTGTTGCTGCGATTTCATTTTTCCCATTTTTAATCGGAGTTGCTGCAAGGCAGTTTGTCGATTTGAATATGGAACAAGATCTGGTGTTTTCTTATGTGACGAATGAATTGCTTCCAGCACCAGTAGCCGGCATTATTTTTGTTGCATTGCTTGCTGCATTAATGACAGGAGCGACTTCCTTTAATCTGCAGGGAGCAAGTAATTTAACAAGAGATTTTTACCAAGTGATGATTCATCCGAATGCAACCAATGCAAGGTTATTGCTTGTTTCTCGATTATCTGTTATTTGCATTACCATTCTAGGTGCAGGGGCAGCGCTGTTTATCACCAATATCAATGACGCTTATCGCTGGGCATTAATGGTTAATGGGGTGATACTTGTTTTTCCATTTTTAGCAATTATGTTCTGGAAGCGAGTGACCAAAGCGGGTGTGTTTATCACGATGGTCGGCTCATTCGTTTTTATCCTGATTTATCCATATACCGGGTTACCGTTTGACCAGGCACTTGCCGGCTATGTATTTTCTTTTATTCTGCTGGTTGTGGCAAGTCTGTGTACATCGCATGATAAGACCGAAGTGGTCATGACCGCTATGCGCCATAAGCTGGTAGATGAAAAACATCACACAAAGGAGTTGGAATAA
- a CDS encoding amidohydrolase, which yields MVINKITNANVLDLLNNNVYLATVELSEGRIREIREQNGVVTDNDALDLKGKWLSPGFIDTHSHLIMYSSFRKQMNCSPENVSSISDMIETFKEHKDAVTVDGWLRGYGYNEFELAEGRHPNRFDLDQISTDLPIYIQQSSAHMGAVNTKALEIMGVGLHDPDPKGGRYERDENGLVNGVLFEFPALDKVKAVLPQAKADVLAEDIEAGVKAYQAKGITNTTEMGVGIYSGMDDYEAVLQFLKTPQKIRTRWAIAYQLLLHEPKLQQVHATELQEKFETRSGGYSTLAGAKFFSDGSIQLHTAAIRGDYYDGEPSDDLQLEKEELEELFNHFQQLGYPLITHANGDKAAGTVIEAYKATSGTKTNSLMNRIEHLQTVNKADIAEMTKHAIGGSFFTNHIYYFGDIHKKFFLGPEKVQNLDPVRWAEDKGMTFTIHSDSPVTDISPLDSIRIAVERKTRQGELLGEHQQLTRLEAYKKMTVDAAILNGTDLEEGSINEGKFADFVVLEQNPLDASVALSDDLVEMTIVGGEVVYQK from the coding sequence ATGGTTATCAATAAAATAACCAACGCAAATGTACTCGATTTATTAAATAATAATGTATATCTCGCGACAGTTGAGCTGTCGGAGGGACGAATCCGGGAGATAAGGGAGCAAAATGGAGTCGTAACGGATAATGACGCTCTGGATTTAAAGGGCAAATGGTTATCACCAGGCTTTATTGATACGCATAGTCATTTAATTATGTACAGCAGTTTTCGTAAACAAATGAATTGCTCGCCTGAAAATGTAAGCAGTATTTCAGATATGATTGAAACGTTTAAAGAACATAAAGATGCGGTTACTGTCGACGGATGGCTGCGTGGATATGGTTATAATGAGTTTGAATTGGCGGAAGGGCGTCATCCAAACCGTTTTGATTTGGATCAGATTTCAACAGACCTGCCTATTTATATTCAGCAGAGTTCTGCACATATGGGAGCAGTCAATACGAAAGCTTTGGAAATAATGGGAGTAGGATTACATGATCCAGACCCTAAAGGTGGACGATATGAACGTGATGAAAATGGACTGGTCAATGGCGTGTTGTTTGAGTTTCCGGCTTTGGATAAAGTGAAAGCAGTACTTCCACAGGCAAAAGCAGATGTGCTGGCAGAAGATATCGAAGCAGGCGTCAAAGCTTATCAGGCAAAAGGAATAACCAATACGACCGAGATGGGGGTTGGTATTTATTCCGGAATGGACGATTATGAAGCGGTACTTCAATTTTTAAAGACCCCTCAAAAAATCCGGACAAGGTGGGCGATTGCTTATCAGCTGCTGCTTCATGAGCCAAAGCTCCAACAAGTCCATGCAACAGAGTTACAAGAAAAATTTGAAACACGAAGCGGTGGATATAGTACGCTGGCAGGTGCTAAATTTTTCAGCGACGGTTCGATTCAGCTGCATACAGCAGCGATTCGTGGAGATTATTACGATGGCGAACCATCGGATGACCTGCAACTTGAAAAAGAAGAATTAGAAGAACTTTTCAATCATTTTCAACAGCTTGGCTACCCGTTGATTACACACGCTAATGGGGACAAGGCTGCAGGTACAGTGATAGAAGCTTATAAAGCAACTTCTGGAACGAAAACAAACAGTCTGATGAATCGAATTGAACACTTGCAAACAGTGAATAAAGCGGACATTGCTGAAATGACGAAGCATGCTATCGGCGGGTCTTTCTTTACCAACCATATTTATTACTTTGGAGATATCCATAAAAAATTCTTTTTAGGTCCGGAAAAAGTCCAAAACTTGGATCCTGTCAGATGGGCAGAAGATAAAGGGATGACATTTACAATCCATTCTGATAGCCCGGTAACAGATATCTCGCCGCTTGATTCTATCAGAATTGCCGTCGAACGTAAAACAAGACAAGGAGAATTGCTTGGAGAACATCAACAGCTGACAAGGTTGGAAGCTTATAAAAAGATGACAGTAGATGCTGCTATATTGAACGGAACGGATTTAGAAGAGGGAAGTATCAATGAAGGTAAATTTGCAGATTTTGTCGTACTGGAACAAAACCCGCTTGATGCATCAGTAGCGTTATCGGATGATTTGGTGGAAATGACCATTGTTGGTGGCGAAGTAGTCTATCAAAAATAG
- a CDS encoding GNAT family N-acetyltransferase, translated as MLFESERIRLRKIIKDDAVLYHKWRNDVQVMHSTSPFLDVYPMKATEDFIEYAILKSETSKGYIMVDKKTEMSIGIVSLIHIDYKNRNAECIIDIGEKEYWGKGYGLEGLNLLLDYAFYELNLHRVSLRVFSFNKRAIKLYKKMGFEAEGTSRQSLFRDGKWHDICHMGILQAEYFKKKETK; from the coding sequence GTGTTATTTGAATCAGAAAGAATCCGGTTGAGAAAAATAATCAAGGACGACGCAGTACTTTACCATAAATGGAGAAATGATGTGCAAGTAATGCATTCGACCAGTCCATTTTTAGATGTTTATCCAATGAAAGCGACAGAAGATTTTATAGAATATGCTATTCTGAAATCGGAAACATCAAAAGGCTATATAATGGTCGATAAAAAAACAGAAATGTCTATTGGTATTGTGTCTTTAATCCATATAGATTATAAAAATCGGAATGCAGAGTGCATTATTGATATTGGTGAGAAAGAATATTGGGGAAAAGGGTATGGATTAGAAGGATTGAACCTGCTGTTGGATTATGCTTTTTATGAGTTAAATCTGCACAGAGTATCCTTACGGGTATTTTCATTTAATAAGCGGGCAATCAAATTATATAAGAAAATGGGCTTTGAAGCTGAAGGGACGAGCAGACAATCTCTGTTTCGAGATGGCAAGTGGCATGATATTTGTCACATGGGTATTTTGCAAGCAGAGTATTTTAAGAAAAAAGAAACAAAATAA
- a CDS encoding spore coat protein produces the protein MKLASHELHELSELIAGCYNTITCMASFINQAQDPELKGLLQRHFPLHVQDYNLKVEFVQSQTTPDITKFQPAKINPMLESYTQAPVSEFPSATPRTEVQQHTDREIATAYLLNQKSSAKNYGSASVECANPDLRTFLEHAFLNSNHHAYEIWQYMTKKGYYPLMAAPDNAIQTIASIYQPVDQPPQM, from the coding sequence ATGAAGTTAGCTTCCCATGAATTACATGAATTAAGCGAGCTGATTGCAGGATGTTATAATACGATAACTTGCATGGCCAGCTTTATCAATCAAGCCCAAGATCCCGAACTAAAAGGGTTATTACAGCGGCATTTCCCTTTGCATGTCCAGGATTATAATTTAAAAGTAGAATTTGTTCAAAGTCAGACAACACCTGATATAACAAAATTTCAGCCAGCTAAAATAAACCCGATGTTAGAATCTTATACACAGGCACCTGTTTCTGAATTTCCATCCGCAACGCCTCGAACGGAAGTGCAGCAGCATACGGATCGTGAAATTGCTACAGCTTATTTGCTTAATCAAAAGAGTTCTGCCAAAAACTATGGGAGTGCTTCTGTAGAGTGTGCTAACCCTGATTTAAGAACGTTTTTGGAGCATGCCTTTTTGAATAGCAACCATCACGCTTATGAAATTTGGCAATATATGACGAAAAAAGGGTATTATCCATTAATGGCTGCACCGGACAATGCTATACAGACAATCGCTTCTATCTACCAGCCAGTGGATCAGCCACCTCAAATGTAA